The following coding sequences lie in one Apium graveolens cultivar Ventura chromosome 1, ASM990537v1, whole genome shotgun sequence genomic window:
- the LOC141723675 gene encoding uncharacterized protein LOC141723675 translates to MSLGMITENMNWGVIEEGWRKGPWTSEEDRLLIEYVKLHGEGRWNSVARLQGLKRNGKSCRLRWVNYLRPDLKRGQITPKEESVIIELHARWGNRWSTIARSLPGRTDNEIKNYWRTHFKKKTKTSPTNATKSKARMLRRQQFQQQQLLLHHQQQQYEAHMQRVVVSNLRDESEVPMPPLPQHQPMFKQQDSMASSNNCLHTAKNDQENAYSSMAMINFNDCASVAESPSDQDFFWDGNLWNLDDFQGNVSEASLQENNNYPFMIFNCF, encoded by the exons ATGTCTCTAGGAATGATAACAGAAAATATGAACTGGGGAGTCATAGAAGAAGGGTGGAGAAAAGGGCCCTGGACTTCTGAAGAAGATAGATTGTTGATTGAGTATGTTAAGTTGCATGGTGAAGGAAGATGGAACTCTGTTGCTCGCCTTCAAG GTTTGAAGAGGAATGGAAAAAGTTGTAGACTAAGGTGGGTTAATTACTTGAGGCCAGACCTGAAGAGGGGCCAAATCACCCCAAAGGAAGAAAGTGTGATCATAGAGCTCCATGCTAGATGGGGAAACAG ATGGTCTACAATTGCAAGAAGCTTGCCAGGAAGAACAGACAATGAAATCAAAAACTACTGGAGAACTCATTTCAAGAAAAAGACTAAAACTTCCCCGACAAACGCTACCAAGTCCAAAGCAAGAATGCTAAGAAGGCAACAATTTCAACAGCAAcaacttcttcttcatcatcagcaaCAGCAATACGAAGCACACATGCAAAGGGTCGTCGTGTCTAATTTACGCGATGAAAGTGAAGTGCCAATGCCACCTCTACCTCAGCATCAACCAATGTTCAAGCAACAAGACAGCATGGCTAGCTCAAACAATTGTTTACATACAGCTAAGAATGATCAAGAGAACGCGTATTCATCGATGGCTATGATTAATTTCAATGACTGTGCATCTGTGGCCGAGTCCCCGAGTGATCAAGATTTCTTTTGGGATGGCAATTTGTGGAACTTGGATGATTTTCAGGGCAATGTTAGTGAAGCAAGTCTACAGGAGAACAACAACTATCCTTTCATGATATTTAACTGTTTCTGA
- the LOC141675604 gene encoding pentatricopeptide repeat-containing protein At3g12770-like, with translation MITFAGTKPLTKLIPTISHYYTSATFLHHLHHSISTKSLLQTQQSHARVCHLGLTQHSVTLTKLISAYAVCKNPRAAKLVFDSVRVKNVFLWNTLINGYAKNGLCSESLKLFREMWRNEGGIDGFTISIIAKVCGDFREGLVGELVFGLSVRAGFGLDVVVGNAFMFMYCECGRFWDAYKVFDEMPERSVSSWNVMIGGFSGLGGDWVWGFVRRMVGEGFGFDGFTLSSLIPLCGRGNGVCEYGRELHCYIVKNDGEFFLESDFYLGCCLIDMYGKSGRVNVGRNVFEGMKVRNVFAWTAMISGYVQNGEFDEAMFLFGEMQSRGGIEPNKVSLISVLPACSSVGGLLGGRQVHGFAVRKELNYEVSLCNALIDMYSKCGSLNYARRVFDFHCISKDAISWSSMISGYGLHGKGRDALLLYHKMLQSGIKPDFITVVGVLSACGRSEMVEEGLNIYNSIDDYGLKPTLEICACIVDMLGRSGQLDKALDFIKKMPLEPGPSIWGSLVNASILHGNSDMLDLAYKFLIQVEPANPSNYVSLSNLYALSRDWDAVAEVRAKMKERGLKKLPGCSWISINNEMHSFYVADKAHPCSEVIYEMLQELIPVMKGVGSSTIFEDLASSYLGQA, from the coding sequence atgaTCACCTTCGCCGGAACTAAGCCCCTGACTAAATTAATCCCTACAATCTCCCATTATTACACTTCTGCCACTTTCCTCCATCATCTCCATCACTCAATCAGCACCAAATCTCTACTTCAAACCCAACAATCTCACGCTCGTGTCTGTCACTTAGGCCTCACTCAACACTCTGTCACTCTAACAAAGCTCATTTCTGCATACGCCGTTTGTAAAAACCCACGTGCTGCTAAACTCGTTTTCGACTCAGTCCGAGTCAAGAACGTGTTTTTATGGAACACATTGATCAACGGGTATGCTAAGAACGGATTGTGTAGTGAAAGTTTGAAGCTTTTTAGAGAAATGTGGAGAAATGAGGGTGGAATTGATGGGTTTACGATATCGATAATTGCGAAAGTGTGTGGGGATTTTAGGGAGGGTTTGGTGGGGGAATTGGTGTTTGGATTGAGTGTGAGAGCTGGGTTTGGGTTGGATGTTGTGGTGGGGAATGCGTTTATGTTTATGTATTGTGAATGTGGGAGGTTTTGGGATGCATataaggtgtttgatgaaatgccGGAGAGAAGTGTTTCGTCGTGGAATGTTATGATTGGTGGGTTTTCGGGTTTAGGGGGTGATTGGGTTTGGGGTTTTGTTAGAAGGATGGTGGGTGAGGGGTTTGGGTTTGATGGGTTTACGTTGTCGAGTTTGATTCCTTTGTGTGGGAGGGGGAATGGGGTGTGTGAGTATGGGAGGGAGTTGCATTGTTATATTGTGAAGAATGATGGGGAGTTTTTTTTGGAGTCTGATTTTTATTTAGGGTGTTGTTTGATTGATATGTATGGGAAAAGTGGAAGAGTGAATGTGGGTCGGAACGTTTTTGAGGGTATGAAGGTTAGGAATGTTTTTGCCTGGACTGCGATGATTAGTGGGTATGTGCAGAATGGGGAGTTTGATGAGGCTATGTTTTTGTTTGGTGAAATGCAGAGTAGAGGTGGAATAGAACCGAATAAGGTTTCTCTTATTAGTGTGCTTCCTGCTTGTAGCTCAGTTGGTGGACTTTTGGGTGGTAGACAGGTTCATGGATTTGCTGTAAGAAAGGAATTAAATTATGAGGTTTCTTTATGCAATGCTTTGATTGATATGTATTCAAAATGCGGGAGCTTGAATTATGCAAGAAGAGTATTTGATTTTCACTGTATTAGTAAAGATGCAATCTCCTGGAGTTCAATGATTAGTGGATATGGATTACATGGGAAGGGTCGTGACGCTCTACTATTGTATCATAAGATGCTTCAAAGTGGGATCAAACCGgactttatcacagttgtaggAGTTCTGTCTGCCTGTGGCAGGTCAGAAATGGTGGAAGAAGGCCTGAATATTTATAACTCCATTGATGACTACGGATTAAAACCAACATTGGAAATTTGTGCATGCATTGTTGATATGCTTGGTCGATCAGGTCAATTAGACAAAGCATTGGATTTTATCAAGAAGATGCCTTTAGAACCTGGTCCTAGTATTTGGGGATCACTTGTTAATGCTTCTATACTTCATGGAAACTCTGACATGCTAGATTTGGCTTACAAGTTCCTTATTCAAGTAGAACCTGCAAACCCCTCAAACTATGTCTCACTTTCAAACTTGTATGCTCTTTCTCGGGATTGGGATGCGGTGGCTGAAGTGAGAGCAAAGATGAAAGAAAGAGGGCTGAAAAAGTTGCCAGGGTGCAGCTGGATCAGTATTAACAACGAAATGCACAGTTTCTATGTTGCTGACAAAGCTCATCCTTGTTCTGAAGTGATTTACGAGATGCTCCAAGAACTAATTCCAGTAATGAAGGGAGTTGGCAGTTCTACAATTTTTGAGGATTTGGCATCATCCTATTTAGGACAAGCTTGA
- the LOC141714694 gene encoding putative F-box protein At1g19160 has product MEISQRYVPEDTLVLILLRLPVKTLMQFRMVCKLWYDIITSSSFIDVHRKTVSGTNGQYLLCTHHDSYSLICKKEPPNYRKFYYKSKPNSTFGWKVYGSCEGLLCVSELLFQIDSSIYLLNPLIGKAKKLPRFLTESGFGFGDLCFGYFDDDYKVIMLGPFNRTYHVGVYSLRTDSWKVTRADSNYGNFHSTFCSRSSVCVGGVAYFVTYHRRMTCFDLQAEKIKEVTYPTYCYGNSLISIDTLGTSFSIEAIGESVALWNIWGGHLAIWILRNCGITNTPTWEKNVDIILQGSNRCYNGIGFTNNGTYVLTDYFRSGDLYMGNLATLWDLQKVQRKDITCDEEAEEGSLLTIYPLVGTLVLVNDETTESFVGTEPCRGKT; this is encoded by the coding sequence ATGGAGATATCACAGAGATATGTACCGGAAGATACGCTGGTTCTTATTCTTTTAAGACTACCAGTCAAGACTCTAATGCAATTCAGGATGGTATGCAAATTATGGTATGATATTATCACTAGTAGCTCTTTTATTGATGTTCATAGAAAGACTGTCTCAGGCACAAACGGCCAGTATTTGTTATGCACACACCATGATTCCTACTCGTTGATCTGTAAAAAAGAACCACCTAATTACAGAAAATTCTACTACAAATCGAAACCCAACAGTACTTTTGGATGGAAGGTTTATGGAAGTTGTGAGGGGTTGTTATGTGTGTCGGAACTTCTGTTTCAGATCGACAGTAGCATATATCTACTGAACCCTCTAATTGGAAAAGCTAAAAAACTCCCTAGGTTCCTCACTGAATCAGGTTTCGGGTTTGGTGAtttgtgttttggatattttgaTGACGATTATAAAGTAATAATGTTAGGTCCCTTTAACCGTACTTATCATGTTGGGGTTTATAGCTTGAGAACTGATTCTTGGAAAGTTACACGAGCTGATAGTAATTATGGTAACTTTCATTCGACGTTCTGTTCTCGGTCGTCAGTATGTGTTGGCGGTGTTGCATATTTTGTTACATATCACAGGAGAATGACATGTTTTGATTTGCAAGCTGAGAAGATTAAAGAAGTTACATATCCTACTTACTGTTATGGAAACAGTTTGATTTCGATAGACACATTAGGGACTTCGTTTTCAATAGAAGCAATTGGGGAATCTGTAGCTCTATGGAATATTTGGGGAGGACATTTGGCAATATGGATACTGAGAAATTGTGGAATAACTAACACACCTACTTGGGAGAAGAATGTTGATATTATTTTGCAGGGATCTAATCGTTGTTATAATGGGATAGGATTCACAAATAACGGTACATATGTGCTAACGGATTATTTTAGGTCAGGTGATTTGTACATGGGGAACCTAGCGACATTATGGGACTTGCAGAAAGTACAGCGAAAAGATATCACATGTGACGAGGAGGCAGAAGAAGGATCTCTTTTGACAATATATCCGTTGGTTGGAACCCTTGTCCTGGTTAACGATGAAACAACAGAATCTTTTGTAGGCACTGAGCCTTGTCGAGGGAAAACATGA
- the LOC141714704 gene encoding uncharacterized protein LOC141714704: MDGENQNNNENQGNNDEGGNVFDQLAETLAVLVNQQPKPNIVSQFKRLNPPTFDGATDPAIVEMWIQEMEKAFGLLGSNEGQKVTLAVYQLQGSAYDWWLMEKRKNETTNLEENHELYTWAKFKKALEDKYFPRTVRLQKERDFIRLQQGGRTVIEYEAEFAKLAKYASTLVADESSRARRLEEGLRSDIRNSVASFELQTYEAVLNKALVIERGLAESEKASGSWNKRRFTQTSGQSFQEGPLKKPHVYDNIGGQGDRETCTRCGKNHPDKVCRWNTGACFHCGEVGHKISNCPHNPPPPPRKEADNKMGKGRVFQLTGNDNYRN; encoded by the coding sequence ATGGATGGAGAAAATCAGAACAACAATGAAAATCAGGGCAATAATGATGAAGGAGGAAACGTCTTTGACCAGCTGGCTGAAACTCTAGCTGTACTTGTGAATCAGCAACCAAAGCCCAACATCGTCTCTCAATTCAAGCGTTTGAACCCGCCAACTTTTGATGGAGCTACAGACCCGGCTATCGTTGAGATGTGGATCcaagagatggaaaaagctttcGGACTTCTGGGGAGCAATGAGGGACAGAAGGTGACCTTAGCTGTGTACCAATTGCAAGGAAGCGCTTACGACTGGTGGCTTATGGAAAAGAGAAAGAATGAGACGACAAATCTTGAAGAAAATCATGAACTGTACACTTGGGCAAAGTTCAAGAAGGCTTTAGAGGACAAGTACTTTCCGAGAACAGTTCGTCTGCAGAAAGAGAGGGACTTCATTCGACTTCAACAAGGTGGAAGAACCGTCATTGAATACGAAGCAGAATTTGCAAAGCTTGCGAAGTACGCGTCGACCCTAGTAGCAGATGAGAGCAGTCGAGCACGAAGATTAGAGGAGGGACTTCGAAGTGACATCAGGAATTCAGTGGCGTCGTTTGAACTTCAGACGTACGAGGCTGTCCTCAACAAGGCGTTAGTGATCGAAAGGGGCTTGGCAGAATCTGAAAAGGCGTCTGGCAGTTGGAATAAGAGGCGGTTCACTCAAACTAGTGGGCAATCTTTTCAAGAGGGACCACTCAAGAAGCCACACGTGTACGATAACATCGGGGGTCAAGGTGATCGAGAGACGTGTACCAGGTGCGGCAAGAATCATCCGGACAAAGTCTGTCGTTGGAATACAGGTGCTTGTTTTCATTGCGGAGAAGTAGGACATAAGATTTCGAATTGTCCGCACAATCCGCCACCGCCACCAAGGAAGGAAGCAGATAACAAGATGGGCAAAGGACGTGTGTTTCAGCTGACAGGAAATGACAACTATCGCAATTAA